In Temnothorax longispinosus isolate EJ_2023e chromosome 2, Tlon_JGU_v1, whole genome shotgun sequence, one DNA window encodes the following:
- the LOC139808850 gene encoding uncharacterized protein translates to MEETVALIKSCIISKKGGVPIEDLNDEFQTVVGESIPYRRLGFSSLRALLQTIDGLETTWNDFGEETLRINDSKISHIDRLIRRQKVDYSKTRNKYYKQFMRNDGNLRYNNDERREKNRLIYNTNRANRRNQDLAHRRNPNLFGTNGAYKNNFLNREEENHHPVVIETNEVKKQDSIYEPVANGQQLLGDDFFLQLAIRNLHHSIWRYKDSLALHCGLCISGQTISDCTRALRNISSISNRVVILLGSVDVYNNATCDEMIEDMTELLQVLRSKFHLSNTAITICTLPPLANISIYSYKKQSMALLSFNNWIRSLADDPSTRDTSFVNYPVIDLYAKFCHDETYVTNYDWFQTQARRVSGTKHSYVLWNDIGRMQAMDLICEEKSTDRSRSPSSLSMQ, encoded by the exons ATGGAAGAAACGGTGGCATTGATCAAGTCGTGCATAATTTCGAAGAAAGGCGGCGTGCCAATTGAAGATCTAAACG ATGAGTTTCAAACTGTCGTCGGAGAATCTATTCCGTATCGTAGATTGGGATTCTCAAGTCTTCGTGCGCTTTTGCAAACTATAGACGGTTTGGAAACAACTTGGAATGATTTCGGCGAAGAAACGTTAAGAATAAACGATTCTAAGATTTCTCATATCGACAGACTTATACGAAGGCAAAAAGTAGATTATTCAAAGACAAGA aataaatactataaacaatttatgcgAAATGATGGCAATCTTAGATACAATAATGATGAACGTAGAGAAAAGaacagattaatttataataccaATCGCGCCAATAGACGGAATCAAGATCTCGCACATCGTCGTAACCCAAATTTATTTGGAACCA ATGGcgcgtataaaaataacttcttgaatagagaagaagaaaatcaTCATCCGGTAGTAATAGAAACAAATGAAGTGAAGAAACAA gaCAGCATATATGAACCTGTTGCAAACGGCCAACAATTACTTGGTGACGATTTCTTCCTACAACTTGCGATACGAAATCTTCATCATTCTATTTGGAGATACAAGG ATAGCTTAGCATTGCACTGTGGATTGTGTATCTCCGGACAGACTATTAGCGACTGTACTCGAGCTTTGAGGAATATCAGTTCCATCTCCAATCGTGTTGTGATTCTGCTTGGCTCGGTTGATGTTTACAAC AACGCCACTTGCGACGAGATGATAGAAGATATGACGGAGCTCTTGCAAGTTCTTCGGTCTAAATTTCATCTTTCTAACACAGCCATCACTATCTGTACTCTTCCACCTTTGGCTAATATCAGCATCTATTCTTACAAGAAACAAAGCATGGCGCTCCTTTCCTTCAACAATTGGATAAGATCTCTGGCGGATGATCCGTCTACAAGAGATACCTCTTTTGTCAACTATCCTGTAATAGATTTGTACGCAAAGTTCTGCCATGACGAAACGTACGTCACAAATTACGACTGGTTTCAAAC CCAAGCGCGTAGAGTGTCCGGCACTAAACATTCCTATGTGCTGTGGAATGACATAGGACGGATGCAAGCTATGGACCTCATCTGCGAAGAGAAAAGTACGGATCGCTCCAGAAGTCCCAGCTCATTGTCGATGCAATGA